CTCCCGCACTCAGGCACTTTCCTCCTCCGGCTCGGCGATCGGGTAGTCGACACCCGCCATCTCCGGGCGGATGGGCGGAAGCATGCGCTCCTCGGCATCCATCTGCGCGAGCTTGCGGCGGTTGCGGCGGCGGCGCGGGATCCAGGCGGCCAGCACCAGCACCGTCGCCACGAGCCAGATGAGCGCGACGTTGCTGAGGATGGCCAGCCAGCCGTAGCGCGAGCGCACGTCGCGGCGCCACTCGTCCTCCAGCTGGCCGAAGGTGATGCCGAACGTGGTGCGGAGCGCCGCCTCGAACGTTCCCTCGCGCTGCCAGTTGGCGAAGAGCAGCTGCATCCCGCGCTCGCCGCCGCGCCGGCGCAGGTAGTCCACCGCCGTGGCGGAGAGCAGGTAGGCGAAGCGCGCCTCGACCGCGCCGCGCGGCCAGTCCAGCGTGAGCGAATCCAGCGGCGGCGTGGAGCCGGTCATGAACGCCACGCGCAGCTGCCATCCGCTCTCCACGTCCCATCCCCCGCTCGCCACCTCGGCGTACCCCTCATCAAACCAGCGCGGCACGTTGTCGCCCAGCCGGTCGTGCACGACGAGATGCGCGACCTCGTGCCGCAGGATGGTCGCCGCGTCCTCGCCGCGGACGCGCGCGCCGGGGTACTCGGGGAGCACGATGCGCCGCATCTCGGGGATCGCCACGCCGCCGGCCCACTCCGGCACGCCGCCCCCCGTCGCCGCGGCAAACTCCGCCGGCGTGGACGCCAGGATGATCGTGGTGGACTCCGGCACCGCGACCGCGCCCAGCCCCGGAAACCGCACCGGCGTACGCGCCGCCGCAAGCACCCGCCGCGCGAGATCCTTCTGCCGCGGCGCGTACACCACGCGCACCGAGCCGGACGACATCGCCTCGGTCGCCTGCGCATGGAGATGTGAATCGATCGGGACGGAACCGGCGGCGAGCGACAGGATGGCAAGGACGAGCCGGAGCGCTCGCCGGAGGGAAAAGGGACGCATCATCCCTGAACGATCACGGCGCGTACCGGAAAAGTGAAGCCTCACCGACCAAGGCGATCCTTCAACCCGGGCTTTCGTAGGGCGACCGGACGAGCGAGAAAAGTCTTGCAGCCCACATCCCTGAGCGACAAGATTGCGCCATAAGGTTCAGCAGACGAAAACCACGCAACGGAGGCGGCATGACCCGAAACGTCCTTTTCCTGAAACTGCTCCTCGGCATCGGCGTGTGCGTGGCGTTGGGTACGGGCGTGCGTGAAGCCTTCGCGGCCCCTGCCGCGCGGGGCTTCTGCACCGATCCCCTCGCGTCGGGCTACTGCTCCACCGGGGCGCAGTGCCAGGGAGTGTGCCAGGCCGCCGGCTTCCCCAGTGGCTATCCGGCCCTCTGCAACTTCTCGACGCACTGCTGCTACTGCGAGCGCGATCCCTGACCGATACAGATCTTCTCTCCGATGCCGAAGGAAGGGATCGGAAACGATGCTGCATGGCGGACGCGATCCCAGGCCGCCGGAAGCACGAAGCCTCGCCGTTCGCCAGCGAGGCTTCTTCAATCACGCCACTACCGCCGCGCCCACCCGTTGCTGCGGCTGCGGACTCGCACCTGCTCACGCCTGCGCCGTCTCCCCCGCCTCCGCTTCCACGTTCTGCGTCGCGAACGTCACCGGCTCGCCCGCGTCCACCTGCTTCAGCGCGACGCCGCAGCGCTCGCCCCACAGGCTGAAGCGGTTCGTCTCCACCCCCTGCCGCCACGCCTCGGCGGCCGCGCGGTGGTTGCCCTCCAGGTAGAAGGCGCGCCCCATCTCCCACCACGCCTCGAGCATGTTGGGGCCCAGCTCCAGCGTCTTGCGGAAGAAGGCGCGCGCGTCGTCGAACATCTCGCGCTCGGCGTACACCAGCCCCATGTAGAAGTGGGCGTAGAGCGATGCCTTGCGGTCCTGCTCCTGGCGGATGGCCTTGGACAGGTGCTCGATGGCCTCGCCGAAGATCCCCTTCTTCAGGCAGATGTAGCCGAGATTGACGCGCGCCAGCGGGTTGTCGGGCGTCTTCGCCAGCACCTTGTAGTAGGTGAACAGCGCGTCGTCGTAGTGGCCGCGCAGCATCTGCGCCCACCCCAGCAGCGTCTCGGCCTGCGGGTCGTTGGGCGCCAGCTCCAGCGCGCGCTCCAGCTCCTTCACCGCGCGCTTCGCGTCGCCGCCGGCGATGGCGCTCCACCCGCGCTCGATGTACGTGGTGCTGCCAATCAGGTCGGACACCACCGTGCGCCCGCGCGGCGCCGGGGCGGGCGCGGGCTTCTCGCCGGCCAGCGACTTGTAGCGCTGCACCAGCTCGCGGATGGTCTCCTTGAAGGCCGTCAGCCGCTCGATGGCCGCCTCGGTCTCCTTGAACAATCCCACGATGTCGTTCTTGACCGCATCGGCGGCGTCGCCCGCGTCCAGCCGGGCAACGATGGCGGCGCGGCGCTCCTCGTACGCGGCCAGCAGATCCTCCGCGTTCATCCCTTCGCGCCCTTCGCCGCCGGGGTTCCCGCATCCTCGTCCTCCGCGCCGAAGCCGGAGAAGAGGAGCTGCATCCGCTCCTGGCTGCTCAGGATGCGCTCCAGGTCCAGCAGCACCACCAGGCGCCCCTCCAGCCGCACGATCCCGCGGATGAACTCGGCGGCCAGCCCCTTCACGTAGCCGGGCGGCGGGTTCACGGCGGTTTCCGGCACGCGCAGCACCTCGGTCACCTCGTCCACGATCAGCCCCAGGCGCTCGCCCTGGAAATCGGCCAGCATGATGCGCGTGTCGTCGTCGTAGCGCAGGTCGTGCACCTCGAACCGCTTGCGCAGGTCGATCACGGGCACCAGGGCGCCGCGCACGTCCAGCACGCCCTCCACGAAGGCGGGCGCCTTGGGCATGGCGGTGGGCGGCTCGTAGCGCAGGATCTCGTGCACCTGGAACACGTCGAGCCCGAACTCCTCGCCGCCGATGCGGAAGGTCACGAGCTGCACCTGCGGCACCGCCGCCGCGCGAACGTTTCTCATGGGACCGTTCGTGGAAAGTAAATCGTGAAAAGCAGCTTCAACGGCTGTGCGTGGGCGTGTTCCGCGCCGGGGGCGGCTTGCAGGCATCCCCGCGGCCGTGGCCGGGCGAATGAATTCGCGGCAACAACGGCCCGAAGTCCGCCTTCGCGGACTGCCACCTCGCCATCCCCGCGCCGCACGAAACCCTCGCGGAACGGGCGGAGAGGGCCAGCCGGGCGGGCAGGATGCATCCCATCCCGCACCGTTGCCATCCGGCTACCTCTCCCGGTACGGGAGAGGTGGCGAGCCCAGGCGAGCCGGAGGGGGGCGCGATGCCGGTCGCGCGCGCCGAACCCGTTACGCCGCGGTCGCCGCCTCGCGCAGCATCTCCGCCAGGTCGATCAGGCTCACCAGCGTTCCATCCAGCCGCGCCACGCCGACGACGAACTGGTCGCGGTCGCCGCCGGTGAGGGGCGCGGGGCGGTAGTCGGCGGGGGTGAGCGCCACCACGTCCTGCGCCGCGTCCACGGCGACGCCCAGGCGCGCCTCACCCATCCCCACGACCAGGATCGCCGGCTGCTCGGCCTGCAGCGCGAGATCGAGCAGCGGTGCCACGTCCAGCACCGGCACCAGCTCGCCGCGCAGGCGCAGCATCCCCATCAATCGCGGCGGCATGTCGGGGAGACGGTGGACGCGGCGCTTCGTCACCACCTCCTCCACCAGCTGGATGTCGCAGGCGTGCAGCTCGCCGCCCAGCCGGAAGGCGATCACCTGCGCCTCGTCCTCCGCCACGCGCTCGCGGAAGGGGCGGAACGCGTCGCCGCTCACGGCGCCTCCTCCAGCGCGGGCGTCTCCGTGGGCGTCTCCGCGGGTGCCGGGACGAGCGCCGCGCGGGCGTTCACCGCGCCCTCGATGGCCGCGTGGATCTGCTCCAGCGGCAGGATGGTGGTGGCGTGCTCGGCGGCGGCCTGCGGCATCCCGTAGATCACGCTGGTCCGCCTGTCCTGCGCGATCCCCGCGCCGCCGGCGGCCACGATCTCGCGCAGCCCCTCGGCGCCGTCGCGCCCCATCCCCGTGAGCACCACGCCGACCGAGCGCGCGCCGTAGACCTCGGCGGCGGAGCGGAAGAGGGGGTCCGCGGCGGGGCGCACGCCCCAGAGCGACGGCCCCTGGTCCAGCGCCACGCACGGCGTTCCCGCCTCGTCGCGCACGATGCGCATGTGGAAGTCGCCCGGCGCCATGTACACGTGGTTCATCCGCACCGGCTCGCCATCCGCCGCCTCGGTCACGGGAAGCCCGTCCAGCGCGTCCAGCCGCTCCGCGAAGGTGCGGGTGAAGTGCGCGGGCATGTGCTGGACGATGAGCACCGCCGCGCCCAGCGGGTTGCGCAGCCGCGGCAGCAGCTCCGCCAGCGCGCGGGGCCCCCCGGTGGACGCCGCGATGCACACCGCCATTCCCGACGCGGGCGCGTCGGCCGCCACCGTGCGCCGCCGCCTGCGCCGGAGCGGCTTCGGCCCGGCGGCGGGCGCGGCCTCCAGCACCGAGCGTTCGCGTGGCGCGGGGCGCCCGGCCACGCGCACGGGAATCATCTCCAGGTTGGCCGACGCCGCCGCGCGCAGCGCCTGCAGCAGCCGGTCGGCCACCGTCTCCAGGTTCAGCGAGATGGTGCCGCTGGGCTTGCTGACGAAGTCCACCGCGCCGTAGTCCAGCGCGCGCATGGTGGCTTCGCCGCCCTCGGTGGTGTACGCGCTCAGCATCACCACGGGGCGAGGCGTCTCGCTCATGATGTAGCCCAGCGCCGTCAGCCCGTCGAGCCCCGGCATCTCCACGTCCATCGTCACCAGGTCGGGCTCCAGCTGGTGCACCTTGCGCAGCGCGTCGTTGCCGTCGCGCGCGGTGCCGATCACCCGGAACTCGTCGGTCTGCGAAAGGATGTCGGAGATCACGCGGCGCATGAAGGCGCTGTCGTCCACCACCAGCACGGTGTGCGGCCCGCGGCGCTTTCCGCGCGGGCGCGGCGGCGGCGACGGCGGCCTAGAGGACGACATCCGGCTTCCCCACCGACGAGACCACCGTGCGTCCGGCGGCCACGTCGAAGCGCACCGAGCGGCCGTAGTCGCCGCCCACGGCCTCGCCCAGCAGCGGGATCCCCGCCTGCCGCAGCGCCTCGCGCGTCGCGCGGATGTTGCGCTCGCCCATGTTCAGCGAGCCGGGCACCATCAGCGAGGTGAACATCGACGCGCCGCCCACGATGCGCGCCTCCAGCCGCCCCTCGCGCGCGCCCATCGCCGCCAGCTCGCGCACCATCATCGGCACCGCGGTGGTGGCGAACTTGGCGAAGTTGTCGCGGTCGCGCGCCAGCGCCGGCTCGGGAAGGAGGACGTGCGCCAGCCCGCCCACCTTCGCCTGCCGGTCGTGCAGGAGGATGGCCACGCAGCTCCCCAGCCCCAGCGTGATCAGCACGTCGCCGGGGGCGCCGGTGGCGTGGTGGGCCACCTTCACGAAGATCTGCCGGGGCTTCATGCGGGCTTCTGGAAGATCCGTTCGCGGTTGTTCACGGAGCGGAAAAGGGTGCGCGCCACCCCCACCAGCGTCTCCACCTTTCCCATCACCAGGAACCCGCCCGGCACCAGCGCGTCGTAGAAGTCCTTGAACAGCCGCTCCTGGATCTCGCGGTCGAAGTAGATCACCACGTTCCGGCAGAAGATGAGGTTCTGCCCGCCCTCCGCGCGCTCGGAGATCAGGTCGCGGCGCACGAAGCTCACGTTCTTCTGCGCCTCGGGGCGGATGCAGTACGGCGGCCCGGGCGAGAACCAGCGCTGCCGGATGTGCGGCGGCGTCTCGGTCAGCGACAGGTCGGGGTAGCTCCCCCTGGCCGCGTTCTCCAGGCTCTTGCGGTCGATGTCGGTGCCCACCACGCGCACCCGGTCCGCGTCGCCGCGGCGGTGGTGCTTCTCGGCCCACTCGCGCATCAGGATGGACACCGTGTACGCCTCCTCGCCGCTGGCGCTTCCCGCGCTCCACACCTTCAGCGGCCCCGGCGTGGCGAAGAGCGGTGGCAGCACCTGCTGCTCCACGGCGTGCCACGTCTCGATGTTGCGGAAGAACTTGGTGACGTTGATGGTCAGCGTGTCGAGCAGGTGGTCGTACTCGGCCGGCTCGCGGTCCAGCAGCGAGGCGTAGTCGGCGAACGAGCGCTGCCCCCGCGCGCGCATCCGCACGGCGATGCGGCGGCGCAGGCACTTGTCCTTGTAGAACGAGCAGTTGAAGCCCCGGTCGCGCTCGATCTTCAGCTTCAGGCGCTCCAGCTCCTCCTCGTCGCCCTCCAGCGGCAGGGTGAAGGGGAGGTACGGCGGCGGCAAATTCATCGCAGCACGTTCTCCACCAGCTCCAGGTTCGTCCGCACCACGCCGTTCTGGGGATTGATCTCCAGCGCGCGCCGCCAGAGCCGCACGGCTTCCGGCCGCTCCATCCGCTTGTAGTGGATGTTGCCCAGGCGGAAATACACGTCGTCGCCCAGCTCCGGGCTCAGCTCCAGCGCGCGGCGGTAGGCGTCGGCCGCCTCGTCGTAGGCGCCGCGACGGTACAGCGCGTCGCCCAGCGCCTTGTGCGTCTGCGGCAGCTCGCCGTCTTCCTCGCTGGCGCGGCGGTACAGCACCTCGGCCTGGTCCCACTCGCCGCGGCGCTCGCGGACGGCGCCGTAGTGCAGGTGCACCGGCGCGCTGTGCGGGTGCGCGGCGATCCCCTCCTCGCCCAGCTTCACCGCCTCGTCGGCCTTCCCCGCCGCCGCCAGGGCCATGAGTCCGTAGGCGAAGTAGGCCGCGGGCGGCTTCCCCGCGCCCAGCACCTCGCGATACTTCTCGAACGCCTCGGCCGCGGCGTGCGGATCGCCCTGCTTCAGCGTGAGGATCGCCCGGGAGAGCAGCACCTGCGGCCGCTTCGGCGCCATCCGCGCCGCCTCGTCCACCGCGAAGCGCGCGTCCTGCAGCCGGCCGATCCGCTCCAGCGCCAGCGCCATGTTGTGCAGCGCCGAGGCGCGCACGCCGCCGATCTCCACCACCTCCTTGAAGTAGCGCAGCGCGAACCGGTCGTCGCCCTTCCTGAGCCCGATCAGG
The nucleotide sequence above comes from Longimicrobium sp.. Encoded proteins:
- a CDS encoding chemotaxis protein CheW → MRNVRAAAVPQVQLVTFRIGGEEFGLDVFQVHEILRYEPPTAMPKAPAFVEGVLDVRGALVPVIDLRKRFEVHDLRYDDDTRIMLADFQGERLGLIVDEVTEVLRVPETAVNPPPGYVKGLAAEFIRGIVRLEGRLVVLLDLERILSSQERMQLLFSGFGAEDEDAGTPAAKGAKG
- a CDS encoding tetratricopeptide repeat protein, which codes for MNAEDLLAAYEERRAAIVARLDAGDAADAVKNDIVGLFKETEAAIERLTAFKETIRELVQRYKSLAGEKPAPAPAPRGRTVVSDLIGSTTYIERGWSAIAGGDAKRAVKELERALELAPNDPQAETLLGWAQMLRGHYDDALFTYYKVLAKTPDNPLARVNLGYICLKKGIFGEAIEHLSKAIRQEQDRKASLYAHFYMGLVYAEREMFDDARAFFRKTLELGPNMLEAWWEMGRAFYLEGNHRAAAEAWRQGVETNRFSLWGERCGVALKQVDAGEPVTFATQNVEAEAGETAQA
- a CDS encoding chemotaxis protein CheW — protein: MSGDAFRPFRERVAEDEAQVIAFRLGGELHACDIQLVEEVVTKRRVHRLPDMPPRLMGMLRLRGELVPVLDVAPLLDLALQAEQPAILVVGMGEARLGVAVDAAQDVVALTPADYRPAPLTGGDRDQFVVGVARLDGTLVSLIDLAEMLREAATAA
- a CDS encoding protein-glutamate O-methyltransferase CheR — translated: MNLPPPYLPFTLPLEGDEEELERLKLKIERDRGFNCSFYKDKCLRRRIAVRMRARGQRSFADYASLLDREPAEYDHLLDTLTINVTKFFRNIETWHAVEQQVLPPLFATPGPLKVWSAGSASGEEAYTVSILMREWAEKHHRRGDADRVRVVGTDIDRKSLENAARGSYPDLSLTETPPHIRQRWFSPGPPYCIRPEAQKNVSFVRRDLISERAEGGQNLIFCRNVVIYFDREIQERLFKDFYDALVPGGFLVMGKVETLVGVARTLFRSVNNRERIFQKPA
- a CDS encoding peptidase MA family metallohydrolase, whose amino-acid sequence is MMRPFSLRRALRLVLAILSLAAGSVPIDSHLHAQATEAMSSGSVRVVYAPRQKDLARRVLAAARTPVRFPGLGAVAVPESTTIILASTPAEFAAATGGGVPEWAGGVAIPEMRRIVLPEYPGARVRGEDAATILRHEVAHLVVHDRLGDNVPRWFDEGYAEVASGGWDVESGWQLRVAFMTGSTPPLDSLTLDWPRGAVEARFAYLLSATAVDYLRRRGGERGMQLLFANWQREGTFEAALRTTFGITFGQLEDEWRRDVRSRYGWLAILSNVALIWLVATVLVLAAWIPRRRRNRRKLAQMDAEERMLPPIRPEMAGVDYPIAEPEEESA
- a CDS encoding chemotaxis protein CheD (catalyzes the conversion of glutamine residues to glutamate on methyl-accepting chemotaxis receptors) gives rise to the protein MKPRQIFVKVAHHATGAPGDVLITLGLGSCVAILLHDRQAKVGGLAHVLLPEPALARDRDNFAKFATTAVPMMVRELAAMGAREGRLEARIVGGASMFTSLMVPGSLNMGERNIRATREALRQAGIPLLGEAVGGDYGRSVRFDVAAGRTVVSSVGKPDVVL